A DNA window from Camelina sativa cultivar DH55 chromosome 13, Cs, whole genome shotgun sequence contains the following coding sequences:
- the LOC104735160 gene encoding GTP-binding protein At2g22870, translated as MILAQLPRFHLSILARPSFSLSSSHFNFLNPKPPVTVARTLFSFASKSNLATVEPIPLPVSDSSDLDDAPVEISLDKLFIPPETDVSGDDPASLTARILKGSNIVLSKYARDAQVVQADYVKSSVKTEDCPADGLPEFALVGRSNVGKSSLLNSLVRRKRLALTSKKPGKTQCINHFRINDKWYLVDLPGYGYASAPHELKQDWNKFTKDYFLNRSTLVSVFLLVDASIPVKQIDLDYASWLGQNQVPMTMIFTKCDKRKKKKNGGKRPEENIKEFQDLIQGFFETTPPWIMTSSVTNQGRDEILLHMAQLRNYWLKH; from the exons ATGATTTTAGCGCAGCTTCCAAGATTTCATCTCTCAATCCTCGCGAGACCCTCATTCTCGCTCTCTTCTTCGCATTTCAATTTCCTGAACCCTAAGCCTCCGGTTACAGTAGCTCGGACCCTTTTCTCATTCGCGTCTAAATCGAATCTCGCCACTGTTGAACCCATACCACTTCCTGTCTCGGATTCATCCGATCTAGATGATGCTCCTGTCGAGATTTCGCTCGACAAGCTTTTTATTCCGCCTGAGACGGATGTATCCGGCGACGACCCGGCGAGTCTTACGGCGAGGATACTGAAGGGTTCGAATATAGTGCTGAGCAAGTACGCCAGGGACGCACAGGTGGTTCAGGCTGATTATGTGAAGAGTAGTGTCAAGACGGAGGATTGTCCGGCCGATGGGTTGCCGGAGTTTGCGCTTGTCGGGAGATCCAATGTTGGGAAATCGTCGCTTCTCAATTCGTTGGTGAGGAGGAAACGCCTTGCCTTGACTTCTAAGAAACCTG GAAAGACGCAATGCATTAATCATTTCCGGATCAACGACAAGTGGTACTTGGTAGATTTGCCTGGCTACGG GTATGCATCAGCACCGCATGAACTCAAACAAGACTGGAACAAATTCACCAAAGACTATTTCCTAAACCGTTCAACACTGGTCTCAGTGTTTTTGCTAGTTGATGCCAGCATACCTGTAAAGCAAATTGATCTCGATTACGCAAGCTGGCTTGGTCAAAACCAG GTTCCAATGACTATGATATTCACGAAATGcgacaagaggaagaagaagaaaaacggAGGGAAGAGACCGGAGGAGAACATAAAGGAGTTCCAAGACTTGATCCAAGGGTTCTTTGAGACAACACCACCATGGATTATGACCAGCAGTGTAACGAATCAAGGTCGGGACGAGATATTGTTGCATATGGCTCAGCTAAGAAACTACTGGCTCAAACACTAA